A genomic region of Gossypium hirsutum isolate 1008001.06 chromosome D01, Gossypium_hirsutum_v2.1, whole genome shotgun sequence contains the following coding sequences:
- the LOC107921750 gene encoding putative uncharacterized protein DDB_G0271982: MACPLGCRGCNDDWRVVESSSNGVSTPYRNLLKNQGLTFEFRFVAKGSKLQGTFESIVSKGKKVKKEELHFKAKVKDMEPNYEKEKKITKSVEKEKSKHKEDKGQKHKEKDKEKHEDSEIGEMKNNEEKKKNNEKMHKDEEGDENTEKKKERDKEAEMKKEGNHEDKEVVKEEKKKKIKEA; encoded by the exons ATGGCTTGTCCTCTAGGTTGTAGGGGTTGTAATGATGACTGGAGAGTGGTTGAATCTAGTAGCAATGGAGTTTCTACTCCCTACA GGAATTTGCTAAAAAATCAAGGACTTACATTCGAGTTTCGATTTGTGGCAAAGGGTTCTAAGTTGCAAGGTACATTTGAATCAATTGTCAGCAAAGGAAAAAAGGTGAAGAAGGAAGAACTACATTTCAAAGCGAAGGTGAAGGATATGGAGCCAAACTATGAGAAGGAAAAGAAGATTACCAAATCAGTGGAGAAGGAAAAGTCGAAGCATAAGGAGGATAAGGGACAGAAACATAAAGAGAAGGATAAGGAAAAACACGAGGATAGTGAAATAGGAGAAATGAAGAATAACGaggagaaaaaaaagaacaatgaGAAGATGCACAAAGATGAAGAAGGTGATGAGAACacagagaagaaaaaggaaagagacAAGGAGGCGGAGATGAAGAAAGAAGGAAATCACGAAGATAAAGAGGTGgtaaaagaagagaagaagaaaaaaataaaagaagcatAA
- the LOC107922128 gene encoding auxin efflux carrier component 4-like isoform X1 has protein sequence MISWNDLYTVLTAVIPLYVAMILAYGSVRWWKIFTPDQCSGINRFVAIFAVPLLSFHFISTNDPYAMNFRFVAADTLQKLIMLFVLGLWTNLTRNGSLEWMITIFSLSTLPNTLVMGIPLLIAMYGPYSGMLMVQVVVLQCIIWYTLLLFLFEYRGAKILIMEQFPETAASIVSFKVDSDVVSLDGRDFLETDAEIGEDGKLHVKVRKSNASRRSLGPCSLPALTPRPSNLTGAEIYSLSSSRNPTPRGSNFNNSDFYSMMGVQGFPARHSNFGPADLYSVQSSRGPTPRPSNFEENNTVMSPRFGFYPAQTVPSSYPAPNPEFSSVTKNAKATQQQQQQPVQPQQQPKEKENNKENHDAKELHMFVWSSSASPVSEGGGLHVFGGTDFGASEQSGRSEQGAKEIRMLVADHPQNGENKACEGMTGSGDVNGEDFSFAGRDGEEEREKEGPNGLNKLGSSSTAELHPKAAGGPESGVGKQMPPASVMTRLILIMVWRKLIRNPNTYSSLIGLVWSLIAFRWHVSMPKIIEKSISILSDAGLGMAMFSLGLFMALQPKIIACGNSVATFAMAVRFLTGPAVMAAASIAVGLRGTLLRVAIVQAALPQGIVPFVFAKEYNVHPAILSTAVIFGMLIALPITLVYYILLGL, from the exons ATGATTAGTTGGAACGATCTTTACACCGTTTTAACGGCGGTGATCCCACTGTACGTTGCTATGATCTTGGCTTACGGCTCCGTCCGTTGGTGGAAAATATTCACCCCCGACCAGTGCTCGGGTATCAACCGCTTTGTCGCCATATTTGCCGTTCCTCTCTTGTCTTTCCACTTCATTTCCACCAATGACCCTTATGCCATGAACTTCAGGTTCGTAGCAGCCGACACCCTTCAAAAGCTCATCATGCTCTTCGTTCTTGGATTGTGGACTAATTTAACAAGGAACGGAAGCCTAGAATGGATGATCACCATTTTCTCTTTATCTACTCTCCCCAACACTCTAGTCATGGGCATTCCTCTTTTAATCGCTATGTACGGTCCCTACTCCGGGATGCTCATGGTCCAAGTCGTGGTTCTCCAGTGTATCATTTGGTACAcccttcttcttttcctttttgagtaCCGCGGTGCCAAAATCCTCATCATGGAGCAGTTTCCCGAAACTGCAGCTTCCATTGTTTCTTTCAAAGTTGATTCCGATGTGGTTTCACTTGACGGCCGCGACTTCCTCGAAACCGACGCTGAAATCGGGGAAGACGGCAAGCTACACGTTAAGGTCAGGAAATCTAATGCTTCCAGGAGGTCTTTGGGGCCTTGTTCCCTTCCTGCATTGACTCCCAGGCCTTCCAACCTCACCGGAGCTGAAATCTACAGTTTGAGCTCTTCAAGGAACCCCACGCCAAGAGGTTCCAATTTCAACAACTCCGACTTTTACTCCATGATGGGTGTTCAAGGATTTCCTGCAAGACACTCCAATTTCGGTCCAGCTGATTTATACTCTGTTCAATCCTCTAGAGGACCTACTCCAAGGCCATCCAATTTTGAAGAAAACAATACAGTAATGTCTCCACGATTTGGATTTTATCCAGCACAGACTGTTCCTTCATCCTACCCTGCTCCAAACCCTGAATTCTCATCCGTCACGAAGAACGCTAAAGCTACCCAACAACAACAGCAGCAGCCAGTTCAACCACAGCAGCAGCCTAAGGAGAAGGAGAATAATAAAGAGAATCATGATGCCAAGGAATTGCACATGTTTGTGTGGAGTTCAAGTGCCTCGCCGGTTTCAGAAGGCGGAGGTCTCCATGTCTTTGGTGGTACAGATTTCGGAGCGTCCGAGCAATCTGGACGGTCTGAGCAGGGTGCTAAAGAGATAAGGATGTTGGTCGCAGATCACCCTCAAAACGGGGAAAACAAAG CTTGTGAAGGCATGACAGGCAGTGGTGACGTTAATGGAGAGGACTTTAGCTTTGCTGGAAGAGATGGGGAAGAGGAGAGAGAAAAGGAAGGACCCAATGGTCTCAATAAGTTGGGGTCTAGTTCAACGGCCGAGTTGCACCCTAAAGCCGCCGGAGGGCCTGAGTCTGGCGTAGGCAAACAAATGCCGCCGGCGAGTGTAATGACCCGCTTAATCTTGATCATGGTCTGGCGCAAGCTTATACGAAACCCCAACACATATTCCAGTCTCATCGGGCTGGTTTGGTCCCTAATTGCTTTCAG GTGGCATGTGAGTATGCCGAAAATAATAGAGAAGTCTATCTCCATCCTGTCAGATGCTGGACTAGGAATGGCCATGTTTAGCTTAG GTCTGTTTATGGCACTGCAACCCAAGATCATCGCTTGTGGGAACTCTGTAGCTACATTTGCCATGGCCGTTAGGTTCTTAACCGGTCCGGCTGTCATGGCTGCCGCTTCGATTGCAGTAGGGTTGCGCGGCACACTCCTCCGTGTCGCCATTGTTCAG GCGGCTCTGCCACAAGGAATTGTACCATTTGTGTTCGCCAAGGAATACAATGTCCACCCTGCAATTCTTAGCACTGC GGTTATCTTTGGGATGTTGATAGCATTACCAATAACGCTGGTGTACTACATTCTTCTAGGATTGTGA
- the LOC107922128 gene encoding auxin efflux carrier component 4-like (The RefSeq protein has 2 substitutions compared to this genomic sequence): MISWNDLYTVLTAVIPLYVAMILAYGSVRWWKIFTPDQCSGINRFVAIFAVPLLSFHFISTNDPYAMNFRFVAADTLQKLIMLFVLGLWTNLTRNGSLEWMITIFSLSTLPDTLVMGIPLLIAMYGPYSGMLLVQVVVLQCIIWYTLLLFLFEYRGAKILIMEQFPETAASIVSFKVDSDVVSLDGRDFLETDAEIGEDGKLHVKVRKSNASRRSLGPCSLPALTPRPSNLTGAEIYSLSSSRNPTPRGSNFNNSDFYSMMGVQGFPARHSNFGPADLYSVQSSRGPTPRPSNFEENNTVMSPRFGFYPAQTVPSSYPAPNPEFSSVTKNAKATQQQQQQPVQPQQQPKEKENNKENHDAKELHMFVWSSSASPVSEGGGLHVFGGTDFGASEQSGRSEQGAKEIRMLVADHPQNGENKGMTGSGDVNGEDFSFAGRDGEEEREKEGPNGLNKLGSSSTAELHPKAAGGPESGVGKQMPPASVMTRLILIMVWRKLIRNPNTYSSLIGLVWSLIAFRWHVSMPKIIEKSISILSDAGLGMAMFSLGLFMALQPKIIACGNSVATFAMAVRFLTGPAVMAAASIAVGLRGTLLRVAIVQAALPQGIVPFVFAKEYNVHPAILSTAVIFGMLIALPITLVYYILLGL; this comes from the exons ATGATTAGTTGGAACGATCTTTACACCGTTTTAACGGCGGTGATCCCACTGTACGTTGCTATGATCTTGGCTTACGGCTCCGTCCGTTGGTGGAAAATATTCACCCCCGACCAGTGCTCGGGTATCAACCGCTTTGTCGCCATATTTGCCGTTCCTCTCTTGTCTTTCCACTTCATTTCCACCAATGACCCTTATGCCATGAACTTCAGGTTCGTAGCAGCCGACACCCTTCAAAAGCTCATCATGCTCTTCGTTCTTGGATTGTGGACTAATTTAACAAGGAACGGAAGCCTAGAATGGATGATCACCATTTTCTCTTTATCTACTCTCCCCAACACTCTAGTCATGGGCATTCCTCTTTTAATCGCTATGTACGGTCCCTACTCCGGGATGCTCATGGTCCAAGTCGTGGTTCTCCAGTGTATCATTTGGTACAcccttcttcttttcctttttgagtaCCGCGGTGCCAAAATCCTCATCATGGAGCAGTTTCCCGAAACTGCAGCTTCCATTGTTTCTTTCAAAGTTGATTCCGATGTGGTTTCACTTGACGGCCGCGACTTCCTCGAAACCGACGCTGAAATCGGGGAAGACGGCAAGCTACACGTTAAGGTCAGGAAATCTAATGCTTCCAGGAGGTCTTTGGGGCCTTGTTCCCTTCCTGCATTGACTCCCAGGCCTTCCAACCTCACCGGAGCTGAAATCTACAGTTTGAGCTCTTCAAGGAACCCCACGCCAAGAGGTTCCAATTTCAACAACTCCGACTTTTACTCCATGATGGGTGTTCAAGGATTTCCTGCAAGACACTCCAATTTCGGTCCAGCTGATTTATACTCTGTTCAATCCTCTAGAGGACCTACTCCAAGGCCATCCAATTTTGAAGAAAACAATACAGTAATGTCTCCACGATTTGGATTTTATCCAGCACAGACTGTTCCTTCATCCTACCCTGCTCCAAACCCTGAATTCTCATCCGTCACGAAGAACGCTAAAGCTACCCAACAACAACAGCAGCAGCCAGTTCAACCACAGCAGCAGCCTAAGGAGAAGGAGAATAATAAAGAGAATCATGATGCCAAGGAATTGCACATGTTTGTGTGGAGTTCAAGTGCCTCGCCGGTTTCAGAAGGCGGAGGTCTCCATGTCTTTGGTGGTACAGATTTCGGAGCGTCCGAGCAATCTGGACGGTCTGAGCAGGGTGCTAAAGAGATAAGGATGTTGGTCGCAGATCACCCTCAAAACGGGGAAAACAAAG GCATGACAGGCAGTGGTGACGTTAATGGAGAGGACTTTAGCTTTGCTGGAAGAGATGGGGAAGAGGAGAGAGAAAAGGAAGGACCCAATGGTCTCAATAAGTTGGGGTCTAGTTCAACGGCCGAGTTGCACCCTAAAGCCGCCGGAGGGCCTGAGTCTGGCGTAGGCAAACAAATGCCGCCGGCGAGTGTAATGACCCGCTTAATCTTGATCATGGTCTGGCGCAAGCTTATACGAAACCCCAACACATATTCCAGTCTCATCGGGCTGGTTTGGTCCCTAATTGCTTTCAG GTGGCATGTGAGTATGCCGAAAATAATAGAGAAGTCTATCTCCATCCTGTCAGATGCTGGACTAGGAATGGCCATGTTTAGCTTAG GTCTGTTTATGGCACTGCAACCCAAGATCATCGCTTGTGGGAACTCTGTAGCTACATTTGCCATGGCCGTTAGGTTCTTAACCGGTCCGGCTGTCATGGCTGCCGCTTCGATTGCAGTAGGGTTGCGCGGCACACTCCTCCGTGTCGCCATTGTTCAG GCGGCTCTGCCACAAGGAATTGTACCATTTGTGTTCGCCAAGGAATACAATGTCCACCCTGCAATTCTTAGCACTGC GGTTATCTTTGGGATGTTGATAGCATTACCAATAACGCTGGTGTACTACATTCTTCTAGGATTGTGA